In one window of Reinekea forsetii DNA:
- a CDS encoding antitoxin Xre-like helix-turn-helix domain-containing protein — translation MTHIDLLTPQVAHDAKVQAAWKALPALAERFHFSEAEMRVLMGDMPRATYRKGVALQSTRLNRDQLDRVSYLLGIMKALRLLYVDSLQAYSWIDRANSLPPFNGMTPRQYLLDGSLRHLSDTRRMLDAWRG, via the coding sequence ATGACCCATATCGATCTATTGACCCCTCAGGTGGCTCACGACGCCAAGGTCCAGGCAGCCTGGAAAGCCCTGCCGGCGTTGGCCGAACGGTTTCACTTTAGCGAGGCGGAGATGCGCGTGCTGATGGGCGATATGCCCCGGGCGACCTATCGAAAGGGTGTTGCACTGCAGTCGACCCGATTAAACCGTGACCAGCTCGACCGGGTGAGTTACTTACTGGGTATCATGAAGGCGCTGAGACTGCTCTATGTCGACTCATTGCAGGCCTATAGCTGGATCGATCGAGCCAACAGCTTGCCGCCCTTCAATGGCATGACCCCGCGACAATATCTATTAGACGGCAGTTTGCGTCATCTGTCCGATACCCGGAGGATGCTCGATGCCTGGCGCGGTTGA
- a CDS encoding RES family NAD+ phosphorylase: MPGAVENVVLEAPLYRMVPSRFPPVNLFEWATGPEFEALAALESDTNDRLLNEAGALALVPMGERIFGPGSTPVMAAFTHIGHDNRFNDATRGAYYAALTKSTAIAETRFHRQRFMSASNDPAGTVQMRCYSNRLAPKTALESLFASDFAGFFDTSTQYAASQAYAAQRRNGGAAGFYYPSVRDAGGQCVVAFRPNALTHTVQCGHYEYCWNGHEIEQVFELVSQRLS, encoded by the coding sequence ATGCCTGGCGCGGTTGAGAACGTGGTGCTCGAGGCACCCCTGTATCGCATGGTGCCGAGCCGATTTCCCCCAGTGAACCTGTTCGAGTGGGCCACCGGACCGGAGTTTGAGGCCTTGGCGGCGCTGGAATCGGACACCAACGATCGGCTCTTGAATGAGGCCGGTGCTTTAGCTCTGGTGCCAATGGGTGAGCGAATATTTGGCCCCGGCTCGACCCCGGTTATGGCGGCCTTCACCCATATAGGCCATGACAATCGCTTCAATGATGCCACTCGGGGCGCCTATTACGCGGCGCTAACAAAAAGCACCGCCATCGCGGAAACCCGCTTCCATCGCCAACGCTTTATGTCCGCGTCTAACGACCCCGCCGGCACGGTGCAAATGCGTTGTTATAGCAATCGCCTGGCGCCAAAAACGGCATTGGAGTCCTTGTTTGCGTCTGACTTCGCCGGCTTCTTCGACACCTCAACCCAGTATGCGGCCAGTCAGGCCTATGCGGCGCAGCGGCGCAACGGCGGTGCGGCGGGTTTCTATTATCCCAGTGTGCGCGATGCTGGGGGGCAGTGTGTGGTCGCGTTTCGACCTAATGCCCTAACTCACACGGTGCAGTGCGGTCATTACGAGTACTGTTGGAACGGACATGAAATAGAGCAGGTGTTCGAGCTGGTGAGCCAAAGATTATCTTAG
- a CDS encoding TIGR02647 family protein → MTITANMHTEMNLLLQYPTDSLMSGIKINHEAALDTVAAAKRLFEKGFTDAEDGGYLTDAGIELVEHLQVINSALK, encoded by the coding sequence ATGACCATAACGGCTAATATGCATACAGAAATGAATCTTTTACTGCAATACCCCACCGACAGCCTAATGAGCGGCATCAAAATCAATCATGAAGCGGCACTCGATACCGTCGCCGCAGCCAAACGACTGTTCGAGAAAGGCTTTACCGACGCCGAAGACGGCGGTTATTTGACCGATGCCGGCATCGAGCTGGTTGAACACCTGCAAGTGATCAATTCCGCCTTAAAATAG
- a CDS encoding glycoside hydrolase family 30 protein, translated as MSCFETSLGRHPRLTEVALPDWQSQGLATPAISLNPEVHYQQHIGLGGAFTEAAALNYQALTPTAKLEFMTAYFHPDQGSAYNFCRIHLNSCDFALGNWACQDTPEGAFSIAHYERAILPMIRDAQAMLGAKIRLMVSPWSPPAYMKTNGQMNLGGELKPEFQAQWASHYVQFIQALQALDFDIWGLSVQNEPEATQTWDSCLYSPEQERDFIGAYLGPALHAAGLADIRVVCWDHNRDNLYLRASVILSDPIAAQYVWGSGFHWYMDDCFDNVQAVHDAFPDKHLIFTEGCQEGGPHHGEWAVAERYGRSIINDFRHWTRGWLDWNLLLDNQGGPNHVGNLCSAPMLSTPEGDQFVIQPSFYYLQHLSPRFIPHGSVRILSASATDSLLTVAFSRPDGQITLVVMNDSDQDRPCHIRLRGRTLPGLCPAHAMQTYVL; from the coding sequence ATGTCTTGTTTTGAAACCAGCCTAGGCCGACACCCCCGGCTCACCGAAGTCGCGTTGCCAGACTGGCAGTCGCAGGGCCTCGCGACACCTGCTATCAGCCTCAATCCAGAGGTTCACTATCAACAACACATCGGCCTGGGCGGCGCCTTTACCGAGGCAGCGGCACTGAATTATCAGGCGCTGACGCCAACGGCCAAGCTCGAATTCATGACCGCCTACTTCCATCCAGACCAGGGCAGCGCCTATAACTTCTGCCGAATTCACCTAAACAGCTGCGATTTCGCTCTGGGTAACTGGGCCTGCCAGGATACCCCCGAGGGCGCCTTCTCGATTGCACACTATGAACGCGCCATTCTGCCAATGATTCGAGATGCTCAGGCCATGCTTGGGGCGAAGATCCGGCTTATGGTGTCGCCTTGGAGCCCACCGGCCTATATGAAAACCAATGGCCAAATGAACCTAGGCGGTGAGTTAAAGCCCGAATTTCAGGCGCAATGGGCCAGCCATTATGTGCAGTTTATTCAAGCGTTGCAGGCGCTCGACTTCGATATTTGGGGCCTGTCGGTACAAAATGAACCGGAAGCGACCCAGACTTGGGATTCCTGCCTCTATAGCCCAGAACAGGAACGTGATTTTATTGGCGCGTATCTCGGCCCGGCACTTCATGCAGCCGGCCTGGCCGATATCCGCGTGGTCTGCTGGGATCACAATCGGGACAATCTCTATTTGCGTGCCAGCGTGATCCTATCCGATCCGATTGCCGCGCAATATGTTTGGGGCAGTGGTTTCCACTGGTATATGGACGACTGTTTTGACAATGTCCAGGCGGTGCACGATGCCTTTCCGGACAAGCATTTGATTTTCACCGAAGGCTGCCAGGAAGGTGGCCCACACCATGGCGAATGGGCCGTAGCGGAGCGCTATGGTCGGTCGATCATCAATGATTTCCGCCACTGGACGCGAGGCTGGTTGGACTGGAATCTGCTGTTGGATAATCAGGGCGGCCCAAACCACGTCGGCAACCTGTGCTCTGCGCCGATGCTCAGCACGCCAGAGGGCGATCAGTTTGTTATTCAGCCGTCGTTTTACTATCTGCAGCACCTGTCGCCGAGGTTCATTCCCCATGGCAGTGTGCGCATCCTCTCAGCCAGTGCGACCGATAGCCTGTTGACGGTGGCCTTTAGCCGACCCGATGGCCAAATCACCTTGGTGGTGATGAATGACAGCGATCAAGACCGGCCCTGCCATATCCGCTTGCGCGGTCGCACTCTGCCCGGCCTGTGTCCGGCGCACGCCATGCAAACCTACGTGCTCTAG
- a CDS encoding ABC transporter substrate-binding protein: MKKLSSILAISALAAGVVVQANAATMQKQGGTLTVPIIATTFVDDFNPYSNAQIDMVRGTMFEPLWAFNVLKGEINWRLAESFTYADDLMSLQINMKKGLTWSDGEVLDASDVVYSLNLGSEDAKLDNTGQWGSGVIKSVVATDANTVLISFNRKDTTVDWYLPSLFVVPQHIWQSVEDKITFKNSKPVGSGPITEVTQVRDNQIEICRNPHYYKADQGLPFLDCIKFRQYSDNSQIQPALINDEIDWGSNFIADIEKTYVEKNPETHGFWYPANDLINVYLNTREQPFSDINFRKAFSMALDRPTIVDLAAYGYPTAESRVTGIGEFFKASFNKKVDKKFDGIASYDPKGAKKMLKKAGYQDIDGDGFLENPDGSKIDFDIQVVNGWTDWVQTVQMITEYLAEVGIKANTKTVDWSIYDLALKEGTYKASINWSATGVDPIAAYREYFLSSRIGQSWHTNHGVSSPAIDALITEYGQISDADRRADILADLMTFTGENLPFIPVFSNPTWYQYNSTRIAGWANADDPYVQPVFYDESRKLIMFERLYAK, from the coding sequence ATGAAAAAGTTGAGTTCAATCCTGGCCATTTCGGCCTTGGCGGCAGGCGTCGTTGTGCAGGCGAATGCTGCAACTATGCAAAAACAGGGCGGTACCCTCACGGTGCCTATTATCGCGACCACCTTTGTTGACGATTTCAATCCCTACTCCAATGCCCAGATCGATATGGTGCGCGGCACCATGTTTGAGCCATTGTGGGCTTTCAACGTATTGAAAGGTGAAATCAACTGGCGTTTAGCCGAGAGTTTCACCTATGCCGACGATCTGATGTCGCTGCAAATCAATATGAAAAAGGGTCTGACCTGGTCAGATGGTGAAGTTCTCGATGCCAGCGATGTCGTTTATTCGCTCAACTTGGGCAGCGAAGACGCCAAGCTTGATAACACCGGCCAATGGGGCAGCGGCGTGATCAAGTCCGTCGTGGCCACCGACGCCAACACGGTGTTAATCAGCTTTAATCGCAAAGACACCACGGTTGACTGGTACTTGCCGAGTCTGTTCGTTGTACCGCAACACATCTGGCAGTCGGTTGAAGACAAGATCACCTTTAAAAACAGCAAGCCAGTCGGTTCAGGTCCGATCACCGAAGTGACTCAGGTACGCGACAACCAGATCGAAATTTGTCGTAACCCGCATTACTACAAGGCCGATCAGGGCTTACCCTTCCTAGATTGCATCAAGTTCCGCCAGTACTCGGATAACTCCCAGATACAGCCGGCCTTGATTAACGACGAAATCGATTGGGGTTCCAACTTCATCGCCGATATCGAAAAAACCTACGTCGAAAAGAATCCTGAAACACACGGTTTCTGGTATCCAGCAAACGATCTGATCAACGTGTACTTGAATACTCGTGAGCAGCCGTTTAGCGATATCAACTTCCGTAAGGCCTTTTCTATGGCGTTGGATCGTCCAACCATTGTCGATCTGGCCGCCTACGGCTACCCAACTGCCGAGTCGCGCGTTACAGGCATTGGTGAGTTTTTCAAAGCCAGCTTTAACAAGAAGGTCGACAAGAAATTCGACGGCATCGCCTCCTACGATCCAAAGGGTGCGAAGAAGATGTTGAAGAAGGCCGGTTACCAAGATATAGATGGTGATGGCTTCTTAGAGAATCCAGACGGCAGCAAGATCGACTTCGATATTCAAGTCGTAAATGGCTGGACCGATTGGGTACAGACCGTACAGATGATCACCGAATACCTGGCTGAAGTCGGCATCAAGGCCAACACTAAGACAGTCGATTGGTCTATCTATGACCTAGCGTTGAAAGAAGGCACGTACAAAGCATCAATCAACTGGTCAGCTACCGGTGTCGATCCGATTGCCGCATACCGAGAGTACTTCCTGTCATCTCGTATCGGTCAGTCTTGGCACACCAACCACGGTGTTTCGTCACCGGCTATCGATGCGTTGATCACCGAATACGGTCAGATCAGTGATGCCGACCGTCGTGCAGACATCTTGGCGGATCTGATGACCTTCACCGGTGAAAATCTGCCCTTTATCCCGGTCTTCTCCAACCCGACCTGGTACCAGTATAACTCGACCCGCATCGCCGGTTGGGCCAACGCTGATGACCCATATGTTCAGCCCGTATTCTATGATGAATCACGTAAGCTGATCATGTTTGAACGGTTGTATGCTAAGTAA
- a CDS encoding ABC transporter permease produces the protein MGFILRRLAFYLAAIFVAISFNFIMPRLMPGNPVDALFASAMGKMPPETLAAYKEMLGFVDGPLWKQYFVYIKSVLTWDLGPTIMLYPVQVTDVLAAKVPWTVGLAGLSTLIAVFIGIIIGTYASYNRGKFVDSFMPTFWAFVGAMPQAVTALFIFFLFALTLRWFPLSYGANPDLDPAFSWTYISSILHHGVLPLVSMVLGGIGAWIFNMRNAMINVLGEDFITMAKAKGLSSRRIMTHYAARNAILPVVTGISMQIGFVMAGAIFIETVFNYPGLGLLMFKSLESRDYPTMQACLLLIVVFVLIANFIADLLYLWLDPRLRN, from the coding sequence ATGGGATTCATCTTAAGGCGACTGGCCTTCTATTTGGCCGCCATCTTCGTCGCTATTTCCTTCAATTTTATAATGCCCAGACTGATGCCGGGTAACCCGGTCGATGCACTCTTTGCCAGTGCGATGGGAAAGATGCCACCGGAGACGCTGGCCGCCTACAAGGAGATGCTTGGTTTTGTCGACGGGCCTTTGTGGAAACAATATTTTGTCTATATTAAAAGTGTTTTAACTTGGGATCTCGGTCCTACGATTATGTTATATCCGGTGCAGGTAACAGATGTGCTGGCCGCCAAGGTGCCCTGGACAGTCGGGTTAGCCGGGCTTTCAACGTTGATCGCGGTGTTTATTGGCATCATTATCGGCACCTATGCTTCCTACAATCGAGGCAAGTTTGTCGATTCCTTTATGCCCACTTTTTGGGCCTTTGTCGGCGCCATGCCGCAGGCTGTGACCGCGTTGTTTATCTTTTTTCTCTTTGCTCTCACGCTGCGTTGGTTCCCGCTGTCTTATGGCGCCAATCCGGATTTAGATCCGGCCTTTAGTTGGACCTATATCAGCAGTATTTTGCACCACGGGGTGTTACCGCTGGTGTCGATGGTGCTCGGAGGCATTGGCGCTTGGATCTTCAATATGCGTAACGCCATGATCAACGTGCTTGGGGAAGATTTTATTACCATGGCCAAAGCCAAGGGCCTCAGTTCACGCCGGATCATGACCCACTATGCGGCGCGCAACGCTATTTTGCCGGTGGTTACCGGTATCTCCATGCAAATTGGTTTTGTGATGGCCGGGGCCATCTTTATTGAAACCGTCTTTAACTATCCGGGCCTGGGTCTGTTGATGTTTAAATCCCTTGAGTCGCGCGATTATCCGACCATGCAGGCTTGTCTGTTATTGATCGTGGTGTTTGTACTCATCGCTAATTTCATTGCCGACCTACTGTATCTGTGGCTCGATCCACGCTTACGTAACTAG
- a CDS encoding ABC transporter permease: MKKYLTAIARFYRGNPTAIMGTFIVGSLIIMSLAAPLIAQNEPTKRVARGHQPPSMELLFGSTRSGKDVFSQVLHGGRISLTVAFGAAALTTVIAVLVGISAGYFGGKVDEILMSVTNIVLVFPQLPLLIILAAFLGQVGPLIIAVIIGSTSWAWGARIIRSQTMAIRNKEFITSAEVMGESKARIVLVEILPNLISIVVGGFVGTSIYALMAEAGLEFLGLGDPTVITWGTMLYWAQSNSAFIVGAWWDMVVPGMAIAIMGGGLALLNMSIDQISNPKLKTGAYIKIWRKQKAQMIARRARS, from the coding sequence ATGAAAAAATATTTAACCGCGATTGCCCGTTTTTACCGCGGCAACCCGACCGCCATTATGGGTACCTTTATCGTGGGTAGTCTGATTATTATGAGCCTGGCGGCGCCCTTGATTGCCCAAAACGAGCCCACTAAGAGAGTGGCGCGTGGCCATCAGCCGCCCAGCATGGAACTGCTCTTCGGTTCGACCCGTTCGGGCAAGGATGTCTTCAGCCAGGTCCTGCACGGTGGCCGAATTTCGCTAACAGTAGCCTTCGGCGCGGCGGCCTTGACCACCGTGATCGCGGTGCTCGTTGGCATCAGTGCCGGCTATTTTGGCGGCAAGGTCGATGAAATTTTGATGTCGGTTACCAACATCGTCTTGGTTTTTCCGCAGTTACCGCTGTTAATTATCTTGGCCGCCTTTTTGGGCCAGGTGGGGCCTCTGATTATCGCGGTAATAATTGGTTCGACTTCCTGGGCGTGGGGCGCGCGGATTATCCGCAGTCAAACCATGGCTATCCGCAATAAGGAGTTCATCACCTCAGCCGAGGTTATGGGCGAAAGCAAGGCTCGCATTGTCTTGGTGGAGATTTTACCGAACCTGATCAGTATCGTGGTCGGTGGTTTTGTCGGCACCAGTATCTATGCCCTGATGGCCGAAGCCGGCTTGGAATTCCTCGGCCTAGGCGATCCGACTGTGATTACCTGGGGCACCATGCTCTATTGGGCGCAGTCCAACTCGGCTTTTATCGTCGGTGCTTGGTGGGACATGGTTGTACCCGGTATGGCCATTGCGATTATGGGCGGCGGCTTAGCATTGTTGAATATGTCGATCGATCAAATCTCCAATCCAAAGTTAAAAACCGGCGCCTACATTAAAATTTGGCGCAAGCAGAAGGCGCAAATGATAGCCCGGAGGGCACGATCATGA
- a CDS encoding ABC transporter ATP-binding protein yields the protein MIRTDKPLLSIRKVCVDYVTEHGNARAVNEVSFDIYPGETVGLAGESGCGKSTLAFAIANLHEAPALISEGEILFEGRDILKMSSTQLRDFRWNETSMVFQSAMNSLNPVLKISEQIIDVILAHKKVSKEEAWTRGAELLSTVGIHPSRMDSYPHQLSGGMRQRVVIAIALALRPKLIVMDEPTTALDVVVERDIMDELFELKEKFGFAILFISHDLGLMGEIADRIGIMYAGKLVEMADAAQILEQPQHPYTRGLVGSFPTIHGPRVRLEGIPGNPLNLLETPEGCYFQARCSDCIDKCLTQQPKLTQSAQAGERDRLVACHVATDLEVPA from the coding sequence ATGATCAGGACCGACAAACCCCTATTGTCGATTCGCAAGGTCTGCGTCGACTATGTCACCGAGCACGGCAACGCCCGCGCGGTGAACGAGGTGTCGTTCGATATCTATCCGGGCGAAACAGTTGGCCTAGCCGGTGAAAGCGGTTGCGGCAAGAGCACCTTGGCCTTTGCCATTGCCAACTTGCACGAAGCGCCGGCGCTGATATCCGAAGGTGAAATTCTCTTCGAAGGGCGCGATATTCTAAAGATGTCGAGCACCCAATTGCGCGACTTTCGCTGGAATGAAACCAGTATGGTGTTTCAGAGTGCGATGAATTCACTCAATCCGGTGTTGAAAATCAGCGAGCAAATTATCGATGTGATTCTCGCGCACAAAAAGGTCAGCAAAGAAGAGGCCTGGACCCGCGGTGCCGAGCTCTTATCGACGGTCGGTATTCACCCAAGCCGAATGGATTCTTACCCGCACCAGCTCAGCGGGGGTATGCGGCAACGGGTGGTGATCGCTATTGCCTTGGCCCTTCGTCCGAAATTGATTGTCATGGATGAGCCGACCACGGCGCTCGATGTGGTCGTTGAGCGCGACATTATGGATGAGCTGTTTGAACTCAAAGAGAAATTTGGTTTTGCCATTCTCTTTATCAGCCATGATTTAGGTTTGATGGGCGAGATCGCCGATCGGATCGGCATCATGTATGCCGGGAAGCTGGTGGAAATGGCCGATGCCGCGCAAATATTAGAGCAACCCCAACATCCCTACACCCGTGGTCTAGTGGGTTCGTTCCCGACCATTCACGGGCCTAGAGTGCGCCTCGAGGGCATACCCGGCAATCCCCTCAATCTATTGGAAACGCCAGAGGGTTGCTACTTCCAGGCTCGCTGCAGTGATTGCATCGATAAGTGCCTGACGCAACAACCGAAATTGACCCAATCAGCGCAGGCAGGTGAGCGCGATCGCCTCGTTGCCTGCCACGTCGCGACAGATTTGGAGGTGCCCGCATGA
- a CDS encoding ABC transporter ATP-binding protein yields the protein MTEVMIDKSAPETGHVEKASIYVEDLVIDFPTDSAIFRRRYMRAVNQVSFVLKAGEALAVVGESGSGKSTCARALCRLYKPTSGKIWLQDVDVNEQQHQLSQRDYAKEVQMIFQDPFGSLNPVHTIRHHLSRPLRIHHPELDDEQIEQRTIEIISRVGLSPAQQTADKYPHELSGGQRQRVAIARALAVGAKFILADEPISMLDVSIRLGILNLMEDMKKDGIGFLYITHDIATARYFAERTAVMYVGHMVEWGNSDSVTQNPQHPYTKLLISAIPEPGIRKDRKEMARKADIPLWTPTSVGCPFAERCLSATEQCKTTMPAVTQLAEDHFVRCFLFE from the coding sequence ATGACCGAGGTGATGATCGACAAGTCCGCCCCTGAGACCGGACATGTGGAAAAGGCCAGTATCTACGTTGAGGATCTGGTGATCGATTTTCCAACCGACAGTGCGATCTTTAGGCGGCGTTATATGCGTGCCGTCAATCAGGTTAGCTTCGTACTCAAGGCCGGCGAAGCCTTGGCCGTGGTCGGTGAATCCGGTAGTGGCAAGAGCACCTGCGCACGCGCTTTGTGTCGGCTGTATAAGCCGACCAGCGGTAAGATCTGGCTGCAAGATGTCGATGTGAATGAGCAACAACACCAGCTCAGTCAGCGTGATTACGCCAAAGAAGTGCAGATGATTTTTCAAGATCCGTTCGGGTCGTTAAATCCGGTACACACCATCCGTCATCATCTCAGTCGACCGCTCAGAATTCACCATCCGGAGTTGGACGATGAGCAGATTGAGCAACGCACCATCGAAATCATCAGTCGTGTTGGTTTGTCGCCGGCGCAGCAAACCGCCGATAAATACCCGCATGAACTCAGTGGTGGCCAACGCCAGCGAGTTGCCATCGCGCGCGCGCTCGCCGTTGGGGCGAAATTTATTCTTGCCGACGAGCCGATCTCGATGCTCGATGTCTCGATCCGTTTGGGTATTTTGAACCTGATGGAGGATATGAAAAAAGACGGTATTGGCTTCTTATACATTACCCATGATATCGCCACGGCGCGTTATTTTGCCGAGCGTACCGCGGTGATGTATGTCGGTCATATGGTCGAATGGGGCAATAGTGACTCGGTCACCCAAAACCCCCAGCATCCCTATACCAAGTTGCTGATTTCGGCCATTCCGGAGCCGGGCATTCGCAAAGACCGCAAAGAAATGGCGCGTAAAGCCGATATTCCTCTGTGGACGCCGACCAGTGTGGGCTGTCCCTTTGCCGAACGCTGCCTGAGCGCGACTGAGCAATGCAAAACCACCATGCCGGCTGTGACTCAGTTGGCCGAAGATCATTTTGTCCGATGTTTCCTATTCGAATAA
- a CDS encoding glycoside hydrolase family 16 protein, which translates to MVKPILTTFCLAAGYLLAPLAASDSVDDRLSERGWHKVWSDEFDAAEIDLSQWSFEQNCWGGGNGESQCYTNNAKNAYVEEGILKLVARRETVSGAAQNEDSADYDPALTVTKGYSSARLRTLNKGDWTYGRFEIRAKLPSGQGTWPAIWMLPTDYVYGGWAASGEIDIVEAVNLGTRSDAADAEDGERETRVHGSLHYGQAWPNNVHSGSSYRLPNGASPAEAFHRYAMEWQAGEIRWYVDDVHYATARSAGWYSQYQDQHAEWVNGPGTAPFDQAFHLILNLAVGGAWAGAVNQTGIDAAAFPQTLAVDYVRVYQCREDKINGRGCGASDSRAEVVLGHTAPALRSIETR; encoded by the coding sequence ATGGTCAAACCGATTCTAACAACTTTCTGCCTCGCTGCAGGGTATTTGCTGGCGCCCTTAGCGGCGAGCGATTCCGTCGACGATCGGCTCAGTGAACGCGGGTGGCACAAGGTTTGGTCGGACGAGTTCGACGCGGCTGAGATCGATTTAAGCCAGTGGAGTTTTGAACAAAACTGCTGGGGCGGTGGCAATGGCGAGAGCCAGTGCTATACCAATAATGCCAAGAACGCTTATGTAGAGGAGGGCATCCTCAAGCTGGTGGCCAGGCGCGAAACCGTCAGCGGTGCTGCGCAAAACGAAGACTCAGCAGACTATGATCCGGCTCTGACGGTGACCAAAGGTTACAGCTCGGCGCGGCTGCGCACGCTCAATAAGGGTGACTGGACCTACGGCCGCTTCGAAATTCGCGCCAAACTGCCGTCCGGGCAGGGCACCTGGCCGGCGATCTGGATGTTACCGACCGATTACGTCTATGGCGGTTGGGCCGCATCGGGTGAAATCGACATAGTCGAAGCGGTTAATCTCGGCACTCGCTCGGATGCCGCCGATGCCGAAGACGGCGAGCGCGAAACGCGAGTGCACGGCAGCCTGCATTACGGGCAGGCTTGGCCCAACAATGTGCATTCCGGGAGCAGCTATCGTCTGCCCAATGGCGCCAGCCCGGCGGAGGCTTTTCACCGCTATGCTATGGAATGGCAGGCGGGTGAAATCCGCTGGTACGTAGACGACGTTCATTACGCAACGGCGCGCTCGGCCGGATGGTATAGCCAATACCAAGATCAACACGCAGAGTGGGTCAACGGTCCGGGCACAGCGCCCTTCGATCAAGCCTTTCATCTGATTTTGAATTTGGCGGTAGGCGGTGCCTGGGCTGGAGCAGTCAATCAGACTGGCATCGATGCGGCGGCATTTCCGCAAACCTTGGCGGTCGATTACGTGCGCGTCTATCAATGCCGTGAGGACAAGATTAACGGTCGCGGCTGTGGCGCTAGCGATAGCCGCGCCGAAGTGGTGCTCGGCCACACAGCCCCTGCTTTGAGGTCTATTGAAACCCGCTAG
- a CDS encoding LacI family DNA-binding transcriptional regulator, whose product MTTIKEVSALAGVSQATVSRVMNSSERVADATRRKVKAAMLELGYQPNSAAQSLASNRSNTIGMVVASLDGPFYGPVMSGVEEELRGRNKHLIIASGHGQAQQEQEAISFLSSRQVDGLILLTESVDADYLKGLNARIPIYLINQHIDGLESRNMWLDNEGGCYAATQYLISMGHSQIVCAGGQSYKQDANERVSGFIKAMTEAGLAVSEGSIVRTVFEFSGGLDAMQQFTASGLPFTAVVAGNDEMAIGIYEWAAQHKIRIPEDLSVIGFDDVLMANYVKPRLTTMNFPAYEMARTSARMALDEVYAKRSPQGMEFKPNLVIRDSVRDLNA is encoded by the coding sequence ATGACAACGATAAAGGAAGTGTCCGCGCTGGCAGGGGTATCCCAGGCCACCGTGTCGCGGGTGATGAATAGCAGCGAACGGGTCGCCGACGCGACGCGACGCAAGGTCAAGGCGGCTATGCTCGAATTGGGTTACCAACCCAATTCCGCGGCCCAATCCCTGGCCTCGAATCGCTCCAATACCATCGGTATGGTGGTTGCGTCACTCGACGGCCCATTCTATGGGCCGGTAATGTCGGGAGTCGAAGAAGAGCTGCGCGGTCGCAACAAGCACCTGATCATTGCCAGCGGCCACGGCCAGGCGCAGCAGGAGCAGGAGGCCATCAGTTTCCTGTCCAGCCGCCAAGTCGATGGTCTTATCTTGTTGACTGAATCGGTCGATGCGGACTACCTCAAAGGTCTTAATGCGCGTATCCCGATTTATCTGATCAATCAGCATATCGACGGCCTGGAAAGCCGCAATATGTGGTTGGATAATGAAGGCGGCTGCTATGCCGCGACCCAATATCTGATTTCGATGGGCCATTCCCAGATCGTCTGTGCCGGCGGTCAGAGCTATAAGCAGGATGCCAACGAGCGGGTTAGCGGCTTCATCAAGGCGATGACCGAGGCCGGTCTGGCGGTCAGTGAGGGCAGTATCGTGCGTACCGTGTTTGAGTTTTCCGGTGGCCTGGACGCGATGCAACAGTTTACCGCCTCAGGATTGCCCTTTACGGCAGTGGTGGCCGGTAACGATGAGATGGCGATCGGTATTTATGAGTGGGCCGCGCAGCACAAGATCCGCATTCCGGAAGACTTGTCGGTGATAGGTTTTGATGATGTATTGATGGCGAACTATGTCAAACCACGCTTGACCACAATGAATTTCCCAGCCTATGAAATGGCTCGGACCAGCGCGCGTATGGCGCTGGATGAAGTCTATGCTAAACGCTCACCGCAAGGCATGGAGTTTAAGCCCAACCTGGTGATTCGGGACAGTGTTCGGGATCTCAACGCCTGA